The Rhodothermus marinus DSM 4252 DNA segment GCCCAGGACCTGATTGCGTCAATCCCCGGTCGGACCTGGATCTGGCTCGTTGACGCCCGCGGCCGCCTGCGCTCCGAGCCGCTCACACTCGATGTGCAGGCCTTCGATGCGGCCGACCTCGACGGCGACGGCCGCCTGGACCTCGCCGCCGTGCAATCGGACGGCACGCCCGTCCGCCTCCGCAACCGGAGCGACGCGCCGTATGCCTGGACGCAACTTCATCCTCAGGCTGTCGTCGTGGGCGACCAGCGCGTCAACAGCTTCGGCATCGGCGGCGTCGTCGAAATCCGCGCCGGCACGATCTATCAGAAGCAGGTCATCCAGGCGCCCGTGGTGCATTTCGGGCTCGGACTGGAATCGCGCGTGCCACTGGCCCGCATCGTCTGGCCCAACGGCAACGTGCAGGCCGAATTCAACCTGGCCGCCAACGAAACCGTCCAGGCCACGCAACGCCTCAAGGGCTCCTGTCCCTGGGTCTTCGCGTTCAACGGCGAGCGCATGGTTTTCGTGACCGACTTCATCTGGGGCTCGCCGCTGGGCCTGCGCATCAACGCCCAGGAGACCGGCGACATCGCCCAGACCGAGGACTGGATCAAGATCCGCGGCGACCAGCTCCGCCCACGCGACGGCATCTACGACGTGCGCATCACGGCCGAGCTGTGGGAGACGCACTTTTTCGACCACGTGTCGCTCATGGTGGTCGATCATCCGGAGGAGACCGAGGTCTGGGTGGACGAACGCTTCGCGTTTCCGCCGCGTCAGCTCCGACTTTACACCACCGGCCCGGTGCAGCCCATCGCCCGTGCCCGTGATCACCGGGGCCGGGATGTAACGGAAAAGGTGCAACGTCGCGACGGCCGCTACTTCGACACGTTCGCCCCCGGTGCGTACCAGGGGATCGCCGAGCCCCACTTCGTCGAGCTGGACCTGGGCGAAAGCGTCCCGGTCGACCGACCGCTCTACCTGATCGCCTACGGCTGGTTGCGTCCGACCGACAGTTCGATCAACGTGGCGATCAGCCAGGGCCGCCATCCCCGGCCGCGGGGTCTGCGCATCGAGGTGCCCGACGGCCGGGGCGGCTGGCGCGTGGCCTACCCGGACCTGGGCTTCCCGGCCGGCCGGTTGAAGACGATCGTGATCGACCTGAGCGGCCAGTTTCCGGAGGGTGGTCCTTATCGCGTGCGGCTTCACACGAACCTGGAGATCTACTGGGACTGGATCGGCTGGGCCGAAGCGCGTCCGGACGTGCCGCTTCGCACCACGCGCCTGGCGCCCGAGCGGGCGCTGCTGCGCTACCGGGGCTACTCGGCCACCGTGCAACCCGAACGTTCCGCACCGGAAGTCCCGATCTACGATTCGCTGGCCGGCACGGCCCAGCGCTGGCGCGATCTGGAAGGCTACTACACGCGCTTCGGCGACGTACGCGAGCTGCTGGCCGAGATCGACGACCGCTACGTCATCATGAATGCCGGGGACGAACTCGTCTTCCACTTCCCCGCCCTGCCCGATCCGCCCGAAGGCTGGACGCGCGACTTCGTGCTCATCGGCGACGGCTGGGTCAAGGACGGCGACTACAACACGACGTTCTCGCGTACCGTGCGTCCGCTCCCCTACCACGACATGCCCGGCTACGACACACTGCCCGGTCGCCTGTGGGACGACCCGGTCTACCGACGCTTCCCCGAAGACTGGCTGCGCTTCCACACGCGCTACGTCGCCCCGGACCGCTTCGACCAGAAGCTGGCGCTGCAGGCCCGGTAGGCCGCTCGCTCAGCGAAGGTGCAGCATCTTACCTGTGAGCGACCGGCCGTTCACGGTCAATCGGTAGAGATAGACACCGGACGGATAGCCGCTCGCGTCCCACACCACGGCGTGGCGTCCCGGCGTCACCGGGCCGTCGAGCAACACCTGCAGCTCACGCCCCAGCACATCGAACACGGCAAGCCGAACACGCCCGGGCCTGTTCAATTCGAACGTGATGGTGGTCTGCGTGGTGAACGGGTTGGGGAAACTGGTCAGCAGCGACCGGTCGGGCACCTCGGGCGACGGCATCTCCTGCAGCAATACGCCACCTTTTCGATAGACGAGCAGCCCATCCCCGGCAATCCATATATGTCCGGAGGCATCTACGGCAAGCGCCCTCGTCCATTCCACTATTTTTGCATAGTGCGCAAGGGGAGGGTGAATAAACTCCCAGAACACCCCGTCAAAAACCGCAAGGGTGCTACCGACGCTGAGCCAGAGTTGCCCGTCCGCGTCCCTGGCTATCGCTTCAACATGCGCACGTGGCAGGCCGGTATTGCGGGACGTATAGCGGGTCCATGTGCTGCCGTCAAAGCACATCAGTCCCCCCGAGGTAGCCACCCAGATGCGCCCTGCTTCGTCGGGAAGAATCTGACGAATAGCACCAGGCTGCCCCCCTAGATCTGCAGCAGTATAGACCTGCCAGTCGGTGCCGTCAAAAGTGATCAGCCTGTCGTTGGTGCCGATCCACACCGTGCCACTCCTGTCGACTGCCAGCGCATAGATAGGTGCCGGAGGAATCGGGCTGTTGGTGGAATCGTACACCGTCCAGTCTGCACCATCAAAGGTAACCACCTTGCCTCTGAACAAGCCCGCCCAGATTTTGCCCGTCTGATCTGCCGCCAGCGAAAGCACCTGATAGTCCGGAAGCTCCTGGACGTACTGCGTCCATCTGCTCCCATCATACACGGCCAATCCTTCCGTATGCGTCCCTACCAGGATTCGCCCCTGAGCGTCTACCGCCAGCACACTGATCCACGTAAGCTCTGGATTGGGATTGGTCCAGCCGTTTCCATCAAAAACAAAAAGGCCATCATTCCCTCCTACCCACACCCTTCCTTGCTGATCAACGGCAAGCGCCGAAAATGACGTCCCTACCAGAGTAGAATCGCCTACATAATGCATGTGATGATAGGTGTCGCCTATTTCCAGCACTCCATAGTGCGTTCCGATCCAGAGCCGATCGTTTTCATCAAGGGCAATCATATTTTTCCCGAGTCGCTCCAGATTCAGCGCCTCGGTATAACGATGCCACGCAAAGCCATCGAACATGACCAGCTCTTTTTCGGCATTAACCCAGACACGCCCCCGACTATCCACGAGCACCTGATGTACCCAGCGGTTGGGAAGATCAGAATTTTCAGGCGTGTAAACCGTCCAGGAGCTATCCCTGAATACGGCCACGCCCTTTCCGTTGATCGCTGCCCAGATATGTCCCGTCTGGTCTATCGCCAGAGAAGAGACAATACCTCCACCAAGCGAATCGGTAAAATCAAAATAGCGCCACCGTGCGCCGTCGAACAGAGCTACCAGAGACCCTACGCCTATCCACAGATGCCCCGGCGTATCACGGATTAGTGCGCGTACACTGAATTGGGGAATTCCACTCCGGTATATCTTCCAGGAGTCCCCGTCATAACGCGCCACACTTCCCCGGCCTCCTATCCATACATGCCCTTCGCTGTCGACGAAAAATGCGTCAAATGTATCATCTTCAGGAATCTGATCGGGCGTTCGGTTCTCCCATTGTCCATCCTCGTAAACAAACAGGCCATACCTCCTTACCCACACCCAGGGTCTTCCGGACCGATCAATTCCCAGCACGCGAAAGTAATTTGCGGGTAACCCCGTATCGGATATGTATTGCAGGGTCTGCGTTCTGGCCTCCGTGTCGATCTGGAGCAAAAAGCCCTCAACTGTACTTGCCCAGAGTTTTCCCTGGCCCACCGCCAGGGTTGCAATCGTTTGCCTTCCGACAAAATGCTTCCATTCAGGGCGCTGGGCCTGGGCCGTCAGACTCAGCAGAAGAGCGAGCAGTAAAACCGAGCCTCGCATGATCCTGTCCAGAAAGGTATTCCCTGGAAAAGCCTTGCTTTATGGTAAGCACGTTTCCCGGATCTGTCAACCCCACAACCTGTCTTGCGTCGGAAAACGGCTCAATTCAGCAACGTCAATCCCTGATCAGGAAAACGCCGGTCAAGCGTGTAAACATAGCGTACGCCCCTGTGATGGGCTTCCGCCCATCACAGGGCATCGGCAATGGAGACGCGCCCGGACGGTAAACAGCGCATCAGCGCCTGCAAAACCTGCGACTTTGCCCAACCAATCGGTTGCAGATTTTCTTTTTGCAGAAGCCAGATCAGACTTTCATCAATGACCTGCCGACGCGGAACGCCATAAACGGACAGCAGCACATACGCCGTCTCTGCAAGCACAAGCAGTGAAACGCCCAGCACTTCATCACCATCCAGAATAGCTGCAGCACGAGCGGCCATCTCCTCGGGCGTTCCGGTCAGATAGCGCACCAGCACGCTGGTATCGACCAATGCACCTATCGGTTTTCTTTTTCCTGGCTGATGGCTTTCCATGCCTGCTCACGAAGGGCGGTCCAGTCGTCCGTTTCCGGCTGACGCTTGATGTACGGGGCCAGCATACCCTTCAGGGAACGTCGATGCACAGGGGGTACAAAATACAGTTCAACATGATCTTCGACCAGCAATTGAACAACTTCCCAGCCAGGCCCGATACCCAGTTTATCCCGAATCTCCTTGGCAATAACGACCTGCCCCTTGGAGCCAATCTTGTAAGTCATGAGCAAAAGTCGTTATACTTTGCTTTGGAGAGCATAACTACAGACACTCACTTCTTCAAGGTTCAAACCTGTTGCAGCCGGTCGTCGGAAGAGCAGCACGCGGGTTCGGTCGTGCGTGCGAGCGGCGATAATGCGCGGGCCGACGGTGATCTTCACGACTGCAGCAGGTCAACAGGTAAAAAGTCGGCCGGATCGCTTATTTTGACGGCGTGAACATCAACTTCTGCAGAGAATCCAAAAAGCGCTTCCGCTTTGAAGCTCGAAATTTCGTAAACTGAAGCCAGGTTGTATCCTTCTTGAAGAACTATGAATATCTGCGTCTGCATCAAACAGGTACCGGACATTCAGGCGCCCTTTCGGATCGTGGACGGGCGCCTGCAGTTCGACGTCGAGCGTTACGTCCTGAACGCCTACGATGCCTCGGCCGTCGAAGGGGCGCTGCAGCTCGTCGAGCAGCACGGCGGTACGGTCGAGGTCGTCGCCATCGGGCCGGCCTCGGTCTCGGAGTCGATTCGCAAGGCGCTGGCCATGGGTGCCGAGCGCGCCTATCACATCGAGGCGGATCCGTCCGACTGGGACTCGGCCACCGTGGCGACGGTGCTGGCCGCCTTCTTCCGGGACCGGAGCTACGATGCTATTTTCACCGGCAAACAGGCCCAGGACACCGACGCAGGCCTGACCGGTACCATGCTGGCCGAGCTGCTGGGGCTCCCCTACGTGAGCAACGCGGTGGGGCTGGCCTACGAAAACGGACGCCTGATCGTCACGCGCCAGGGCGACGCCGGCCGGGAAATCATCGAACTGGCGCTGCCGGGTCTGGTAACGATCTCCAACGACATGAACGACCCGCGCATTCCGTCGATTCGGGGGATCATGCAGGCCCGCCGCAAGCCCATCGAGGCGCTCACGCTGTCGGACCTGGGGCTGTCGCCCGAGCAGCTCCGGCCCCGCACGCGCGTGACCGGCTACCGACCGATTCCGCCCCGTGCGCCCGGCCGCAAGCTCGAAGGCGAACCGGCCGAGGTGGTTCGTGAACTCGTTCGTCTGCTCCGCGAAGAAGCCCGCGTGTTGTAACCATGAGCACCTACCTCTGCCATATTCCCACGCAACAGGAGCGCCCTACCCGTGCGGCGCTGGAAGTGCTGACGCACGTGCGCACGCTGGCCCGCCGTGATGGAGCCCGACTGGCCGCCTGTGTGCTGCACCCCGAGGCGGATCGCTTCGTCGAAGCGCTGAAGCCCTACGGGGTGGATCAGGTCTATCTGGTGAAACACCCCGTACTGGACCGGCACCTGAACGCGCCGGTGCTGACTGCGCTGGCGGCCGTCTTTCGCGCGGCACAACCGACGCTGATGGCGCTGCCGTCCACCGAGTCCGTCAAGGACGTGCTGGGGGCGCTGGCCGCCCGCGTCGGAGCCGCCGCCCTGCCCGACGTGTCGGCGTTCGACATCGGCGCGTCCGTGACGGCCACGCGTCCGGTCATGGCCGCCCGTGTGCTGGCCGACACCGAAGCCACCACACAACCCGTGCTTGTCTCGGTGCGGGCCGGCACCTATACCGCACAACCGGCCGAAAGCCCCACCGAGCCTGAAGTCGTGGAGGTACCGCTCGACTTCGACACGGCCACGCTGCGGGCCACGCTCCGCGAGGTGATCACCGGCACGACCGGTCAGGTGGACCTTTCGGAGGCCGACATCATCGTGGCGGCCGGACGCGGCGTGCGCGACGAAGCCGGCAAACAGCTCGTCGAAGAACTGGCCCGCGAGCTGGGCGCCGCCATCGGGGCCTCGCGTGCCGCCATCGAGGCCGGTCTCTTTCCGGCTTCGCTCCAGATCGGCCAGACCGGCAAGGTGGTTTCGCCCACGCTCTACATCGCCGTCGGCATCTCCGGGGCCATCCAGCACGTGGCCGGCATGGCCGGAAGCAAGGTGATCGTGGCGATCAACAAAGACCCGGACGCGCCGATCTTCAACATCGCCACCTACGGCATCGTGGGCGACCTGTACCAGATCCTGCCCCTGCTCATCGAAGAAATCCGCCGGATCAAGGCCGAAAGCTGATGGAAGCCGAACGCTTCGGGTGCATCATCGTCGGCGGTGGCATCGCCGGACTGAGCGCGGCCATGGTGCTGGCCCGCCATGAGGTGCCCTTTCTGCTCATCGAGCGCGGCGCCTACAGCGGCGCCAAGAACGTCTCGGGCGGCGTGCTCTGGGGCACCGACCTGGCCCGCCTCGTGCCCGAGTACTGGAACGATCCGAACGCCAGCTTCGAGCGCTTCATCAACCACCGGCGGCTGACCTTCCTCGACGAACAGTCGGCCTTCTCGATCGACTTCAAATCGTCCCACTACGACACGCCGCCCTACATGGGCGTGACCGTGCTGCGGGCCATTTTTGACCGCTGGCTGGCCGACAAAGTGCAGGAAGCCATCGACCGGAGCGCCTGTGCCGACGCGTCCTTTCTGGCCTTCGACGTGCTCGTCGAACGCCTGCTCGTCGAAGACGGCCGCGTCGTGGGCGTCGAGGCCGGCGGTGAGCGCTTCTATGCCGACTGCGTGATCCTGGCCGAAGGCGTCAACAACCTGCTCACGCGCCAGATCGGCCTGCAGGCCGAGTACGTGCCCGCCGACCACATGGCCGTCGGCGTCAAAGAAGTGCTCCGCTTCGACCGTCGGGTGCTCGAAGACCGCTTCCAGCTCTCCGAGCGCAGCGGCATGGCCAACGAGTTCATCGGCGCCATCACCGACGGTGTCGAAGGCGGTGGCTTCCTCTACACGAACCGCACCACCGTATCGATCGGACTGGTGCTCGGGATGGCCGACCTGCGCCGCAAGCGCAAAAAGCCCTACGAACTGCTGGACCGCTTCAAGGCGCACCCTGTGGTGGCCGACATGATCCGGGGGGGCGAGGTCGTCGAGTACTCGGCGCACGTGGTCTCGACGGGCGACATGCGGGCCATGCCGCGCGAACTCTACGCCGACGGCGTGCTCGTGGCCGGCGAGGCGGCCAACCTGCTATTGAACGCCGGCAAGGCCATTCAGGGCATGGACTTCGCCATGCATTCGGGTATCCTGGCCGCCGAAACCGTGCTCGAAGCCCGACGCGTCGGCGACTTCTCGGCCGCCACGCTCCGCCGCTACCGCGAGCGCCTGGAGCAGAGCTACGTGCTCCAGAACATGCGGAACTTCCAGGCGGCCGTTCGTTTGCTCCACGAGCCGGTGATGTACGAACGCATGCCGCGCCTGGTGTGCGACCTGGGCCGCGAATTCTTCCGCGTGGAAAACCGTCCGGCCCCGAAATTGCGCCAGATTCTACGCGAGGTGGTGCGCCGCCACAGCTCGCTGCCGGAACTGCTCAAACTCACCTACCGGGCCTGGAAAGCCCTCTGAGCCATGACGATCGCCGAACGCCTCGGAACCGTCAACTACCGCAACCAGGAGCGCCGGGACGCCCGGCCGCATATTCTGGTCGACACGAACATCTGCAATACGCGTTGCCCGCACAAGGCCACCACCTACGTGTGTCCGGCCAACTGCTACACGCTCGACGAGCAGGGCCACGTGCACTTTCAGTTTGAAGACTGCATCGAGTGCGGCACCTGCATGTACGCCTGCGACCAGGGCGCCGTCAGCTGGCACTACCCGGATCCCGAGCAGGGCCGCGGCGTGAACTGGAATTACGGATAAGTGCTGAGATCACAAAAAATTGGATAGACCATGGGCTCGTTTCCCTTCAACCCGGACGATGCGTTCCTCTTCGAGTCGATGCTGAAGGAGGAGGATCGCCTGATCATGGAGACGGCGCGCGAGTACGCCCAGAGCTGCCTTGAACCCCGCGCGCTCGAAGGCAACCAGCAGGGCATCTTTCACATGGAGATTCCCCGCGAGATGGGCGAGCTGGGCCTGCTGGGCGTGACGATCGACCCGAAGTACGGCGGGGGTGGCGCCAGTTACACGGCCTACGGACTGATCGCCCGTGAGCTGGAGCGCGTCGACTCGGCCTACCGCTCGTTCATGTCGGTGCAGTCGTCGCTGGTGATGTTCCCCATCGAGAAATACGGCACCGAGGAGCAGAAGCGCAAATACCTGCCGAAGCTGGCCACCGGCGAGCTGATCGGCTGCTTTGGCCTGACCGAGCCCGACCACGGCTCCGATCCCGGCTCGATGGAGACGACGGCCCGGCGCGTCGACGGCGGCTGGATCCTCAACGGTACGAAAGCCTGGATCACGAACGCCCCCATTGCCGACATCGCGGTGGTCTGGGCCCGCGCCAAGGAGCACCCGGACGACGAGGGCGAAATCATGGGCTTCATTCTGGAGCGCGACATGCCGGGCCTCTCGACGCCGGAGACCAAAAACAAGATGTCGCTGCGGGCCTCCTCGACCGGCGAGATCGTAATGGAAGACGTGTTCGTGCCCGATGCAAACGTGCTGCCGGGCGTGCGCGGGCTACGAGGACCGTTCTCGTGCCTGAGCAACGCCCGCTACGGGATCGCCTGGGGCACGGTGGGCGCGGCCGAGGACTGCTACCAGCGCACGCGGCGTTACGTGATGGAGCGCACGCAGTTCGGCTACCCGCTGGCGGCCATGCAGCTCATCCAGACGAAGCTGGCCAACATGCTCACCGAGATCACCCAGATGCAGCTGCTGGTCTTCCGGCTGGGGCAACTGGCCGACGAGGGCAAGGTGACGCCCGCCCAGATCTCGCTGGCCAAGCGTAACAACGCCGGCAAGGCGCTGGAGATTGCCCGCATGGCGCGCGACATGCACGGCGCCAACGGCATCGTAGGTGAGTATCGGGTCATCCATCACATGGTAAACCTCGAAAGCGTCAACACCTACGAGGGTACCTACGACATCCACGGTCTGATCCTCGGCCGCGAGATCACGGGCATCCAGGCCTTTGTGCCGCGCGGCAACGACCTGCCCCCGAAGAAAAAGCCCGCTCCGGCTACGGCTTCGTAAAGACCTTTGTCAGCCGCTCGGCCAGCGGACGAAGGACCTGGTCAGGGTCGAGTAGGTGGGTCGTGTCGGCCAGGGCGGTTTCGTCGAAGTCCAGCAGCGGGCACGTAGTGGCCTCTTCCGACACCAGCGCCCGCCCTGTGCGCGTGTTGCCTTCTTCGAGCTGGAGGCGCGCCGCGTCGGTTCGCGCTCTGGCATAGGGCCGGGCCTGTGCCAGCAACGCGGCGGCGGTCTTCCGATCGCCCGCCTGCCAGGCCAGATAGGCCTTCAGCACATAGGCCGGCACGCTGCGGAAGTTCATCGCCAGCACCTTGTCGAAAAGCGCAGCGGCTTCCTCGAAACGCCCCTCCAGCAGGGCCACTTCGCCGAGGTGCAGCACCGGACCGCTGTCTTTGTTCAGCGCCAGCGCCCGCTCGAACGAAGCACGGGCGGCCTCCAGGTCGAACAGGGGACTTTCGGGATAGCACATCTGCAGGCGACCGAGTTGCATGAAGGCCCGGTTGCTCCGGGGGTGGGCGGCGGCCAGCCGCTGCCAGACCCGGTAGGCGTCCTCCAGGCGCCCCAGCTCCAGATAGGTGTTGCCCAGGTAGTAGAGTGCGTTTTCGTGCAGACTGTCGAGCGCCAGCGCCTGTCGGTACAGTTCGACGGCGGCTTCCAGTTCGCCACTCAGGCGCCGCTGCGTGGCCTCACGATACAGCTTCCAGAACTGCACCACGCGGGCCCGTTCGGCCTCGGACGCGTCGGTCGACTCCTGCGAGGCCGTGCGGGAGGCGCATCCGGTCAGCAGCAATAGCCCAAGCAGTCCGCCGACGAGCAGGTGTTTCAGTATGAGTCCTGCGCGTTTCATGTGCCCACGTCTTCGACGATACGTACGATCTGCCGGGCCGGTACGTCGGTAAGCACCTGACGGCGGCCGTTGCACGGCCAGATAACCTCGACCGTATCGACGCGGGTGACCTTTCCCAGTCCGAAGTGGGCCACGGGGCTGTTCTGCGACAGGTAGGTGCTCTGCGCACCGATCTGGCGTACCTGCACCTGTCCGCCCGCCACCACGCGCACCCGTGCCCCCAGTGCCATCCGGTTGCAGGAACGGCTTTCGAGCGCCACCTCCAGCCAGCTGTTCCGGTTGCCCCCTTCGTTGCGGAGCAACACGCCCCGGCCGCCGTGATTCACCACGAAAATGTCCACATCGCCATCGTTGTCGTAGTCGCCAAAAGCCGCCCCGCGCCCCACATAGAGCGAATCGAAGAAGCTGCCGCTGACGGCCGACACGTCGTAGAACCCGTCGCTGCCACGATTCCAGAAAAGCAGGTCCTTCTGGGGTACAAGCAGGTGCGGGCGGTCGCGCTGCTGGAGCGTGCTGCCATTCGTCACAAACAGGTCAAGCCGCCCGTCGTTGTCGTAGTCGAAAAACGAAGTCCCCCATCCCACGTAGTCGAGCGAAATCTGCCCGAGCCCGTACATGTCGGCCTCGTCACGAAACAGCAACTTGCCCTGCTCCCGCAAGAGGTTCGTATAGAGCGCGTTTTCCTGGGCCACCCAGTGCGTCAGGAACAGATCCAGGTCGGTGTCGCCGTCCCAGTCGCCCACGGCAATGCCCATCGAACTCCGGTAATCGGCCACCAGCGCGGGATAGCTCAGGTCTTCGAAGGTGCCATCGCCCCGGTTGCGGAAGAAGGTGTTGTCCGAGACGTCGTTGGCCACGTAGAGGTCGAGCCAGCCGTCCTCGTCCAGATCCGCCCAGGCCGCGCTGAGCCCTTTGCCTTCGGGGTCAGCCACGCCGGCCCGGACGGCGATTTCGGTGAAGGTGCCGTCGCCGTTGTTGCGATAGAACAGGTTGCGCTCGGGCTCGAAGGTCGAGGGATTGATGCCCGGCGGATTTTCGATGTCGAAGCCCAGCGCCGAGGGATCGTTGCTGACGGGCACGTAGCGGACGTAGCCGGTGATGTAGAGGTCGAGGTCGCCGTCGTTGTCGTAGTCGCCCCAGGAGGCGCCCGTCCAGAAACCCTGCGGCCCGGCCAGTCCGGCCCTGCGGGTTACGTCGGTGAAGGTGCCGTCGCCGTTGTTGTGATAGAGCATGTTCTGTCCGAAGGCGGTCACCACCAGGTCAGGCCAGCCGTCGTTGTCGTAGTCGCCCCAGGCCGCGCCCATACCCCATCCACAGAAGCCCACCCCGGCCGCCTCGGTCACATCGGTGAAGGTGCCGTCGCCGTTGTTGTGGAACAGGCGGTTGCAGGTACCGGCCCGGCGCCCTTCTTCAGGCGTCATCGAAAGCGGGCCGATCGTACTGACCACGTAGAGGTCGAGCCAGCCATCCCGGTCGTAGTCGCCCCAGGCTGCCCCCGAGCCCATGTCTTCCGGGATCTGGCTTGTGCGCCGGCCTGCAAAGTGGCGAAAGCGAATGCCGGCCGCCTCCGTCACATCCGCGAACGTCACGCGGGGATAGTCCGGCGGGAGCGTCCGCTCCAGGCGGGCCACCACCCCTTCGACCTGTTCGCCCGGGCGGTACGGCGCTTCGTCCGTGTCGGTCATGCTCCAGACCAGCACGCCGCCGCCCAGGCTACCGACCAGCGCCACTCCCAGCGCCCACAGCGCCTGGCGCTTTCTTCGCGAAAGTCGTCCCATCGTGCTTACATCACCTGAATCACCGTGGAATCGGCCGACAGCTCCGTCACCGGTGCGGTCAGCGTGGTGTCGGGGAACAGGAAGTTGAGCAGGAACTGGTTCACCTTGCGGTAGCAGAGTCGGGCCTTCACGTGCAGGCGACGGGCGTCGCGCGGCACGGTGAACGTGTAGCGGGCCTGATCGGCATAGCCCGGAAACATGGCGCGCTTGTAGCGCACGCCCACCATCTCCCAGAGGTTGTGCCGGTCGATCAGGTTGCCGTAGCGGTCCACCGGCTCCGCCTTGAAGACGAAGGAACCGGGCTCGATGAAGTAGCGGTCGTCGAGCCGTCCGCTGGCGAACACCTCCCGACCCTGCTCGTCGGTCACCACAAACTCGACCCAGGCCTGAATGATGTCCAGCGGCCCGGTGGGGAAGTCGTGCCCGGCCTTGTTGTTCAGCATGGCCACCTCGACGGTGACCGTTTCACCGGGACGGGCACGTTCCGGGGCCAGCACCTGGATGGGAATGACCGACCCGTTGCGCCACTTGTCGGCAATCTCCGGCACTTCGATCTCGCCCCGGAGCCATTTTTCGACGAGCCGTGCATGTTCTTTGCCGCCCGGCAGCTCCAGGTGGGCCGGGATGAACTGATTGGCTCCCAGGAAGCGATGGCTGCGGTGTTTGCCGTCGTCGGGCGAGCGGTTGTAGTCGAGCGCATCGCCACGAGCCGGATCGAACGAATCGACCAGCGGCATGTGGCACTCCCGGCATTCGATCGTCTTCGCGGGATCGCCCGGATGATTCCAGCGGCTCTTGCGCCAGTTGTCGTACTGGTTCTGGAGCTGCACCCAGCCCACGTTGTTGATCTCCTCATCCACGAACTGCTTGTGGCAGGCGCCACAGAACTCCGGGCTCTTGAACATGCGGCGGCTCAGGCTCGAAACGTGGTGCTTCGGATAGGAGCGAATCAGGAAGTTGCTGATCAGTACACCGAGACCGCTCGTGTCGCGCTCGAACAGATAGGGTTCCGGCGCATGGATCACGTAGTCCGCATTGCCCCGCACGTCCACTTCCTGGATCGCATGGCAGGTCACGCACGAGACGCCCTCATGCAGCCCCACAGGATTGGTCAGGTCGTCGCGAAACAGGTTCTTCGCAGCGCTGAAGAGCGAGATCGGGTCGTGGCAACCGCCACAGTAGCGGGTCGATTCGGCCCCGTTCTGCGTGCCCATCACATGCTGTACCCGACGAAACAGCGGATCGGCCGCCGAATAGCGGTGCGCGCTGGGCAGCCATTCTTCGTAGATCTGCTCGTGGCAGCCCGAGCGCCCGCACGAAGCCGACCCACCCAGCATCTCGGCCGGAATGGCCTTGTTGTTCTCGGTGCGGGCCAGACTCGGCGCGAAAGGACGGTCGGGGCCATAGAGGTAGCTGTAGTCCGGCGGAAAATCGACATAGCGGGCCGGCGCCCGGTAGACATAGGCCAGCCCTACCACCACGACGAACAGCCCCAGCGTCAACGCCGTCACCGCCGTCGAAAAATGTCGCTGCGCCACCAGCACCGGACGGATCGCCTCGCGCTTGCGGGCGCGATGGTCGCGCACCATGATCCAGACCACGTGCGGCACCACCGTGGCGATCAGCGCGAAC contains these protein-coding regions:
- a CDS encoding CRTAC1 family protein, giving the protein MPRPAITVALWVLLILGAAACRRAPSVPEPGTDTYQETVTAFYTGLAALQAGEDRGARTLLERVTELAPGEPAAWANLGLLALRRNDLEAARRYLGEAARLAPESARIQVLLARLALAEEQPDAARRHLLAALQHDPADLEAAYLLFQLLEAHPTPGDTLTADTLLARMLRHRSDNQALWLERLRRAIATQDARTLQETIAHLQALVDTWPDEARTVWQELLALAREADWTALRTQVAFLRNTLLQHPAFRADLAELQPPPEVLSPPLTEPLRLEPPRATFALPDTLMTFQPEPLTGGPALATRVLWKTADASPSVLLVRAHDVVLDDGTVLQRPDPLPPTATPTHSVALFDFDNDFRMDVALVGSAGVRLYHQEAGGTFSEVALPPLPADEITGLWVADFDLEGDLDLLVGTASVFLVSNNGDQTFRTRRVFDIAPRRLAWSDLDGDGDPDLAALDLNGVLHLWRNERQGLFLKDSTIPARSGCTLAAADLDHDGLLELTLWSPDGSLHRLAYMPRTRSWETRPLPVRTPALDESACRQAHLFTADLDNNGAQDLIASIPGRTWIWLVDARGRLRSEPLTLDVQAFDAADLDGDGRLDLAAVQSDGTPVRLRNRSDAPYAWTQLHPQAVVVGDQRVNSFGIGGVVEIRAGTIYQKQVIQAPVVHFGLGLESRVPLARIVWPNGNVQAEFNLAANETVQATQRLKGSCPWVFAFNGERMVFVTDFIWGSPLGLRINAQETGDIAQTEDWIKIRGDQLRPRDGIYDVRITAELWETHFFDHVSLMVVDHPEETEVWVDERFAFPPRQLRLYTTGPVQPIARARDHRGRDVTEKVQRRDGRYFDTFAPGAYQGIAEPHFVELDLGESVPVDRPLYLIAYGWLRPTDSSINVAISQGRHPRPRGLRIEVPDGRGGWRVAYPDLGFPAGRLKTIVIDLSGQFPEGGPYRVRLHTNLEIYWDWIGWAEARPDVPLRTTRLAPERALLRYRGYSATVQPERSAPEVPIYDSLAGTAQRWRDLEGYYTRFGDVRELLAEIDDRYVIMNAGDELVFHFPALPDPPEGWTRDFVLIGDGWVKDGDYNTTFSRTVRPLPYHDMPGYDTLPGRLWDDPVYRRFPEDWLRFHTRYVAPDRFDQKLALQAR
- a CDS encoding ligand-binding sensor domain-containing protein, whose protein sequence is MRGSVLLLALLLSLTAQAQRPEWKHFVGRQTIATLAVGQGKLWASTVEGFLLQIDTEARTQTLQYISDTGLPANYFRVLGIDRSGRPWVWVRRYGLFVYEDGQWENRTPDQIPEDDTFDAFFVDSEGHVWIGGRGSVARYDGDSWKIYRSGIPQFSVRALIRDTPGHLWIGVGSLVALFDGARWRYFDFTDSLGGGIVSSLAIDQTGHIWAAINGKGVAVFRDSSWTVYTPENSDLPNRWVHQVLVDSRGRVWVNAEKELVMFDGFAWHRYTEALNLERLGKNMIALDENDRLWIGTHYGVLEIGDTYHHMHYVGDSTLVGTSFSALAVDQQGRVWVGGNDGLFVFDGNGWTNPNPELTWISVLAVDAQGRILVGTHTEGLAVYDGSRWTQYVQELPDYQVLSLAADQTGKIWAGLFRGKVVTFDGADWTVYDSTNSPIPPAPIYALAVDRSGTVWIGTNDRLITFDGTDWQVYTAADLGGQPGAIRQILPDEAGRIWVATSGGLMCFDGSTWTRYTSRNTGLPRAHVEAIARDADGQLWLSVGSTLAVFDGVFWEFIHPPLAHYAKIVEWTRALAVDASGHIWIAGDGLLVYRKGGVLLQEMPSPEVPDRSLLTSFPNPFTTQTTITFELNRPGRVRLAVFDVLGRELQVLLDGPVTPGRHAVVWDASGYPSGVYLYRLTVNGRSLTGKMLHLR
- a CDS encoding PIN domain-containing protein, whose protein sequence is MESHQPGKRKPIGALVDTSVLVRYLTGTPEEMAARAAAILDGDEVLGVSLLVLAETAYVLLSVYGVPRRQVIDESLIWLLQKENLQPIGWAKSQVLQALMRCLPSGRVSIADAL
- a CDS encoding AbrB/MazE/SpoVT family DNA-binding domain-containing protein is translated as MTYKIGSKGQVVIAKEIRDKLGIGPGWEVVQLLVEDHVELYFVPPVHRRSLKGMLAPYIKRQPETDDWTALREQAWKAISQEKENR